The Megasphaera stantonii genome includes a window with the following:
- the speE gene encoding polyamine aminopropyltransferase: MKKFVTEHQSPYLDLSAEVSEILYEGKSDFQDIIVADSKEFGRMLVLDGVFQTSDKDEFIYHECITHIPLFLHPNPKNVLIIGGGDGGAAREAVRHPEVEHVTMVDIDGKVIELSKQFFPAISKAMRENNPKLTVKVGDGIAFMREAKDFYDVIIVDCSDPVGPGEGLFTYEFYKDTFKALKEDGLFVQQTESPFMHSKLVREIKDCVSDIFPITRLYTAFIPLYPTGMHCFTMGSKKYDPLTWEPNRKRTFPTKYYNEGIQRSAFVLPNFVKDVLYGEKDR, encoded by the coding sequence ATGAAAAAATTTGTGACAGAACATCAGTCTCCGTACTTGGACCTGAGCGCAGAAGTATCGGAAATTTTATATGAAGGCAAATCTGATTTTCAGGATATTATCGTAGCCGATTCGAAGGAATTCGGCCGTATGCTCGTGCTGGACGGCGTGTTCCAGACGTCTGACAAGGACGAGTTTATTTATCACGAATGCATTACCCATATCCCGCTGTTTTTGCATCCCAATCCGAAAAACGTCCTCATCATCGGCGGCGGCGACGGCGGCGCAGCTCGTGAAGCCGTGCGCCATCCCGAAGTAGAACACGTCACGATGGTCGACATCGACGGCAAGGTCATTGAGCTGTCGAAGCAGTTTTTCCCGGCGATTTCCAAAGCCATGCGGGAAAACAATCCGAAGCTGACCGTCAAGGTCGGCGACGGCATTGCCTTCATGCGCGAAGCGAAGGATTTCTACGACGTCATCATCGTTGACTGCTCCGATCCGGTCGGCCCCGGCGAAGGCTTGTTTACGTATGAATTCTATAAAGACACCTTTAAGGCATTGAAGGAAGACGGCTTGTTTGTACAGCAGACGGAATCTCCCTTTATGCACAGCAAGCTCGTGCGGGAAATCAAGGACTGCGTGTCCGATATCTTCCCCATTACGCGCCTGTACACGGCCTTCATTCCCCTGTATCCGACGGGCATGCACTGCTTTACTATGGGCTCGAAGAAGTACGATCCCCTGACATGGGAACCGAACCGCAAGCGCACCTTCCCGACGAAATACTACAACGAAGGCATCCAGCGCAGCGCTTTCGTACTGCCGAACTTCGTAAAAGACGTCCTGTATGGGGAAAAAGATCGCTAA
- a CDS encoding ESPR-type extended signal peptide-containing protein, producing the protein MNRLFKVIFNRNKCCYEVVSELARSCGRCKSSVIKGAEKGSLAAAVLLMLSYPLGPVNAAYETLFDSDGVSVSYDEGTKKLLIHHDGRDTEVDGRFIISGGTYDSSLMTITYNPDTQNFTVVKKGTAEPRPALASMAAAVSNIGISAAPTAADDASAASNVVYDSNSNSVVILNSDGSIPSDSGNGPVKDSILLNPSSTTHTVNTSNSQKSILIGTDARVGHDDAFDEVTTRAGYSAKNEKNGESNIVIGNDARVITNYYEGPKSSHEYKKSVIGTAKNRDNNTVIGNGAMSSGRETVVLGFGASTVVDPDDTNAYNDYAVAIGSKARSQGYGSVAIGYAAQVTGYDSIVIGSSVPTNKSMYTLGLARDSVVIGSNSIGFENTSISVGRRNLVGVPNPDLITQDAKGYWILKATAIHDMKTADSVAVGTSLVVPSQGSVALGKMNYAKGTASTAVGKGVQALSNGAIAIGQGAPIDGVLPDEYWKLDLVDKTNIAGDVLAGSRSRPLKKYREYLSADDPGGFRVIGENAVGIGSYGQVRGDGAVMIASGAAPFDASNQKAYEAENMAVQQAKLDIAAKEGVLEAIEKQKDKNSPITDKNTKDLAIYLEKTYGIGYDAEHDFAGTIADTLSRNIVESKLSAAKLASDFRKKWLEGKYSFVEGEAAVGLGRFVQVHGDRALAIGDHAIVGDGADKTADDAIAMGGYAKVTGKNSLVFGFGGMERIHMDGTAETLTEPQFNLVSGARSILLGSYSKVLGDNAFGIGNNLSVDVDYGISLGDYSSVSGAYGLNFGYNGTVDGKNGINIGSIGKAAAENALNFGTEGMSSGTDSINIGTEGRATMNNAISIGYRGQATGDSTIALGGFSIADHDNSIAIGANGTVHAVNSASVGVGSAVMARNSLSLGNSNAIAINRSIPLGVLADDDIAHALTTAKATLDNGGVIASNIAEAQKENDAAKLQVWTAYKQEAFEAIGKDGIAAQIDKYQKAYDESNAVSGAQRDEDAIAAAKKNLDLWMAYQQEVQPLSNVTAIGTAAEFKALRDKLLGDNFIADERRLTAEESARYRILAAKRYDVPLHDVVALGNNITETTLNSVFLGNKAAYVSFNPENVTPAQPLLNADGKSIIQADGTIAYTPVADEGNTTRGIDTSYTNEVVYTYRRNKDGQIEIIRVSHDFAGARNVVGVVSVGGEVTGYDQKTIKVTDPETGQIVDKTVKIPIVATRRIQNVAPGLLSPTSSDAVNGSQLYALGHVVGNLATSVADQIGPNTTITEDGKVVFDDGAYGIGGTKEAPTHAYNLVDFINMRRIELRGDTDWHRGKDGQWQMISNSPGMAEIHAKTTADGHTVYEVHVDQFMDTQARNGNTVVKAEDNYWYETAELEDKTYIPEENKWYAKADAAVNERQADGKWYAKADIQDKAYVNGKWYNNSDLGKDGKNFYESDQNWYNTSDMVNGKPAANARPVAAPDEAAVSEAAVVPVSNPNKAVLENVLIDPNNHTPTLLNGIESLFETTVTGNGVKENTELGDIGLGTNTFIAALNDSPAEKSHYAATVGDLKKMSDTPLFFSGNAGTADESENGANTFPRKLSQNINIVGDIELSKTDAAGKAKELAAMVTNGNIGVVSDGKETLTIKMASDLKGLHSITTTETSDDGTTRTTVVNGSGVETNGHVVMTGGSTGDNTAPKADMIVVQGMPGADSAKDTGTGSGSESSLSYMDRIQYTDSASKTHQVATLDDGWFLQANGNSPVSVKLNDTVQLKDGINAKVSPIASKGGIHTFQINVTGLPLVFSDNKGSMLTKIGDVYYREEDIENGSPKPGADAISPNQIRAAISLVGADGSRTNPLQLENLGSGLMAKDGSSVLLSEVTDDNPVWNNAVNVGDLKNAVASLTTGSAGGGFGLTGNDWSKAVMQDLGNTIAVQGGMTDSEARTDVNTYVSVQERQGKNILVVEMAKNLQDLTSLSASQDVSGSDGQSVRQTTILDGNGVVIRTETQGDNPTTTVHTKLTEQGLETTESIAIAGGGKDGPAAVLNKDEDGAGHIILQGSGNGGEVPKADILVSRGDGALNNNTGIYEDKPYMDRLQYTDSALKVHRVATLDDGFILDTNGNNKKKVFLNQTVNVVDGVNTAVSEINDNEGIYSFHVDVTGLPMEYVDADGQVLVRIGDTFYTKNSIKDGSASGATEGTPVNIRLTEAAGRGEGDVPTLTQVGSGRRSGARTDSTPWEAFFDSASEKTVAPMLTNGANIGDVKAAIEYIAKAGTGTGETGGFGLKGNNGTVRQDLGSVIAVRGGMDDTAKRTDENTYVSVQGETKELVVELAKDLKGLTSVTTTGENGTKTVLSGTGVEASRTTKDEQGSEIVEKTALTAGGVSLEDGKGGSYTASADGSIIRDAEGNQTETNSGGIVITAAGHESVSLTETGLNNGGNQIQHVASGLTDENGKAVDDLSKAVDTNAVNVGDLKSVYNALTTNLSNTVNTQPLTFKGDSGAPITRKLGDTLAIKGGAGGTLTSGNIGVVSDGSDTLNIELADTLTGLKGITSDTITANSSLTVGKEKDQTTILGSEMISDKNGSKTTISGNQIHTSDASGNHTMHIDGDRIIVQNNENGPGGGSKSIFGSDQIYHVDGSGNEVAIQGDTITARGKDNQGNMHETEINQSGVASSATDQDGTVVRAAVIDDGGLTVRANPLKRQDGTVLQDSDGNPVYGTETHVAETGVVIVGASESGRVSAVSLTADGLNNGGNRITNVAPGVDATDAVNVSQLHGMESNLRNEIGDVGAASAALAGLKPIQYDPLEPTQLMAAAGTYRGKQSVALGIAHYKNEDLMFHFGATIGSAHTMANIGVTYKFGSHDEKKVIPERYKAGPISSAYVMQDEITALKAENARMQADGEKLSAAYSELNEMYKKVQKDNEEIKRQLAYLMERVKG; encoded by the coding sequence ATGAATAGGTTATTCAAAGTCATATTTAATAGAAATAAATGCTGTTATGAAGTTGTTTCTGAACTGGCGCGCAGCTGCGGAAGATGTAAAAGCAGTGTAATAAAAGGGGCTGAAAAAGGCAGTCTTGCGGCTGCGGTGCTGCTGATGCTGTCTTATCCCCTAGGGCCAGTCAACGCAGCATATGAGACGCTGTTCGATTCGGACGGTGTTAGTGTCTCCTATGATGAAGGGACAAAGAAACTGCTTATACACCATGACGGCAGAGATACGGAAGTGGACGGCCGTTTTATTATAAGCGGCGGCACATATGACAGCTCTCTTATGACGATTACCTATAATCCAGATACACAGAACTTTACAGTTGTAAAAAAAGGAACAGCTGAACCGCGTCCGGCGCTAGCCTCCATGGCAGCTGCTGTTTCAAACATCGGCATTTCTGCTGCTCCGACGGCTGCTGATGATGCATCGGCAGCATCGAATGTTGTCTATGATAGTAATTCTAATAGTGTCGTCATTCTTAATTCAGATGGCAGTATCCCTTCAGACTCCGGTAATGGCCCAGTTAAAGACAGTATATTGCTGAATCCGAGCAGCACTACGCATACTGTGAATACATCTAATTCTCAAAAATCTATTTTAATCGGTACAGATGCCCGTGTAGGACATGACGATGCCTTTGATGAAGTAACGACTAGAGCCGGGTACAGCGCTAAAAATGAAAAAAATGGGGAAAGCAATATAGTAATCGGCAATGATGCCCGTGTTATTACCAATTACTATGAAGGCCCGAAATCCAGCCATGAATACAAAAAGAGCGTAATTGGGACGGCTAAGAATCGTGATAACAATACTGTAATTGGTAATGGAGCAATGTCATCTGGCCGGGAAACTGTTGTTCTTGGATTTGGCGCATCTACAGTCGTCGATCCCGATGATACCAACGCATATAATGACTACGCTGTAGCCATTGGCTCAAAGGCTCGTTCCCAAGGATATGGGTCTGTCGCTATTGGCTATGCTGCGCAGGTCACAGGATATGACTCTATTGTTATCGGGAGCAGTGTTCCAACAAACAAATCCATGTATACATTGGGATTAGCGCGAGACAGCGTTGTTATTGGCTCAAATTCAATTGGCTTTGAAAATACCAGCATATCTGTGGGACGGAGAAATTTGGTTGGGGTTCCTAATCCTGATTTAATTACGCAAGACGCTAAGGGGTATTGGATTTTAAAAGCCACGGCAATTCACGATATGAAGACTGCAGACAGCGTGGCTGTCGGCACCTCGCTTGTCGTACCCAGCCAGGGAAGCGTGGCTTTGGGGAAGATGAACTATGCGAAAGGAACGGCGAGTACTGCTGTCGGGAAAGGCGTGCAAGCTCTAAGCAATGGTGCGATTGCTATTGGTCAAGGGGCGCCGATTGATGGCGTACTGCCGGACGAATATTGGAAGCTTGACTTGGTAGATAAGACAAACATTGCGGGGGATGTCCTGGCAGGATCTAGGAGCAGACCTTTAAAAAAATACAGAGAGTATTTATCTGCAGATGACCCCGGAGGATTTCGCGTTATCGGTGAGAATGCCGTCGGTATAGGCTCATACGGACAGGTACGCGGCGATGGCGCAGTTATGATTGCTTCTGGAGCAGCTCCTTTTGATGCTTCCAATCAGAAAGCATATGAAGCAGAAAACATGGCAGTACAGCAGGCAAAATTAGATATTGCTGCCAAAGAGGGAGTATTAGAAGCCATAGAGAAGCAGAAAGATAAGAACAGCCCGATTACTGATAAGAATACAAAGGATCTTGCAATCTATCTTGAAAAGACGTATGGGATTGGTTATGACGCAGAGCATGATTTTGCTGGAACTATTGCGGACACTTTGAGTCGTAATATAGTTGAATCTAAACTGAGTGCAGCAAAACTAGCGTCTGATTTCCGCAAAAAATGGCTTGAAGGCAAATATTCTTTCGTCGAAGGCGAGGCTGCTGTCGGCTTAGGCCGTTTCGTACAGGTCCATGGTGACCGCGCACTGGCTATTGGGGATCATGCTATTGTAGGCGACGGAGCCGACAAGACTGCAGACGACGCTATTGCTATGGGCGGGTATGCAAAAGTTACTGGAAAGAACTCATTAGTCTTCGGTTTTGGCGGAATGGAAAGAATTCATATGGATGGGACGGCAGAGACGCTAACGGAGCCGCAGTTTAATCTTGTTTCCGGGGCACGTTCTATCTTATTGGGCAGCTACAGCAAGGTGCTTGGAGATAATGCCTTTGGAATCGGCAATAACCTCAGCGTAGACGTAGATTACGGTATTTCTTTGGGAGACTATTCGTCTGTTTCTGGAGCGTACGGCTTGAATTTTGGCTACAATGGAACGGTAGACGGCAAAAATGGGATCAATATAGGTTCAATTGGGAAGGCTGCAGCAGAAAACGCCTTGAATTTTGGGACAGAAGGGATGTCCAGCGGTACCGATTCTATCAATATCGGCACGGAAGGCAGGGCGACGATGAATAACGCCATATCCATTGGCTATCGGGGACAGGCGACGGGCGACAGTACGATTGCGCTTGGCGGCTTCAGTATTGCCGATCATGATAACTCTATTGCGATTGGCGCCAATGGAACGGTACATGCTGTAAATTCTGCATCTGTCGGAGTGGGATCTGCCGTGATGGCGCGGAATTCTTTGTCTCTTGGAAATTCGAATGCCATTGCGATTAACCGCAGCATTCCCTTGGGAGTTTTGGCTGATGATGATATTGCGCATGCCCTGACAACGGCCAAAGCTACACTGGATAATGGAGGCGTAATTGCTTCCAATATTGCGGAGGCTCAAAAGGAAAATGATGCTGCAAAACTGCAGGTGTGGACCGCTTACAAGCAGGAGGCTTTTGAGGCTATCGGAAAAGACGGAATAGCCGCGCAAATTGATAAGTATCAGAAGGCGTATGACGAGTCCAATGCCGTATCCGGAGCGCAGCGCGATGAAGATGCTATTGCTGCTGCCAAAAAGAATTTGGATTTATGGATGGCTTATCAACAAGAGGTTCAGCCCCTTTCCAATGTGACGGCAATCGGGACGGCGGCAGAATTTAAAGCTCTTCGAGATAAGCTGTTGGGCGACAATTTTATCGCCGATGAACGACGGTTAACGGCAGAGGAATCGGCGCGATACCGAATCTTGGCGGCAAAGCGGTATGATGTTCCGCTCCATGACGTCGTGGCATTAGGGAATAACATTACGGAAACAACGCTGAATTCAGTTTTCCTGGGAAATAAGGCTGCGTATGTGTCCTTTAACCCTGAAAATGTTACGCCGGCTCAGCCCCTTTTGAATGCTGACGGGAAGAGCATCATACAGGCTGACGGCACGATTGCTTATACTCCTGTTGCTGATGAAGGGAATACGACTAGAGGAATAGATACTTCATATACTAATGAAGTGGTGTATACGTATCGGAGAAATAAAGACGGACAAATTGAAATCATTCGCGTGTCTCACGATTTTGCCGGAGCCAGGAATGTTGTCGGAGTAGTCAGTGTCGGCGGTGAAGTTACCGGGTACGATCAAAAAACGATTAAGGTGACGGATCCTGAGACGGGACAGATTGTCGATAAAACCGTGAAAATTCCGATTGTCGCTACGAGACGTATTCAGAATGTCGCGCCGGGACTACTGTCGCCTACATCGTCAGATGCCGTTAACGGCAGTCAGTTGTATGCGTTAGGTCATGTTGTCGGTAATTTGGCAACCAGCGTGGCCGATCAAATTGGACCCAATACGACGATTACAGAGGACGGAAAAGTTGTGTTTGACGATGGAGCATATGGAATCGGCGGCACAAAAGAGGCCCCGACTCATGCATATAATCTCGTTGATTTTATTAATATGCGTCGCATAGAGCTCCGGGGCGATACCGATTGGCATCGGGGCAAAGACGGGCAATGGCAGATGATAAGCAATAGTCCGGGGATGGCTGAAATTCATGCGAAAACGACGGCAGACGGGCATACGGTATATGAAGTACATGTAGATCAGTTTATGGATACACAGGCCCGAAACGGCAATACCGTTGTCAAAGCCGAGGATAACTACTGGTATGAAACAGCTGAGTTAGAGGATAAAACGTATATTCCCGAAGAAAACAAGTGGTATGCAAAAGCCGATGCCGCTGTCAATGAAAGGCAAGCTGACGGGAAATGGTATGCGAAAGCTGATATTCAGGATAAGGCTTATGTCAATGGCAAATGGTACAACAACAGCGATTTGGGAAAGGATGGAAAAAACTTTTATGAAAGCGATCAGAACTGGTATAATACATCCGATATGGTCAACGGCAAGCCTGCTGCTAATGCACGCCCTGTAGCGGCTCCTGATGAAGCAGCTGTTTCTGAAGCGGCAGTTGTTCCTGTTTCGAATCCGAATAAAGCTGTGTTAGAAAATGTGCTTATTGATCCGAATAACCATACTCCGACGCTGCTGAACGGCATAGAAAGCCTGTTTGAGACGACGGTGACGGGAAACGGCGTCAAGGAGAACACGGAATTGGGGGATATAGGCCTCGGTACCAATACGTTTATTGCGGCGCTGAATGACTCTCCTGCTGAAAAAAGCCATTATGCGGCGACAGTCGGCGACTTGAAAAAAATGTCAGACACGCCTCTGTTTTTCTCTGGCAATGCCGGAACTGCTGACGAATCAGAGAATGGAGCGAATACCTTCCCTAGAAAATTGAGTCAAAATATCAACATAGTAGGCGATATAGAGCTGTCGAAAACCGATGCAGCCGGGAAAGCGAAAGAATTAGCTGCTATGGTAACAAACGGCAATATCGGCGTTGTATCTGACGGCAAAGAAACGCTGACGATAAAAATGGCTTCTGATTTGAAGGGGCTTCATTCTATTACGACGACGGAAACGTCAGACGACGGTACGACACGGACAACTGTCGTAAATGGATCTGGCGTGGAAACGAATGGACATGTCGTCATGACAGGCGGCAGCACAGGGGACAATACCGCTCCTAAGGCGGATATGATTGTCGTGCAGGGGATGCCTGGCGCAGACTCTGCAAAGGATACAGGAACAGGATCTGGCAGTGAAAGCTCTCTATCGTATATGGATCGGATTCAATATACGGATAGTGCCAGCAAGACGCATCAAGTGGCGACGCTTGATGATGGATGGTTCTTGCAGGCCAATGGAAATAGTCCGGTTTCTGTCAAGCTGAATGATACGGTTCAGCTGAAAGACGGAATCAATGCAAAGGTTTCTCCTATTGCGTCAAAGGGCGGAATTCATACGTTCCAAATTAATGTAACTGGTCTGCCGCTGGTATTTTCGGACAACAAGGGCAGCATGCTGACGAAGATCGGCGATGTCTATTACCGGGAGGAAGATATCGAAAACGGCTCTCCGAAACCGGGTGCTGACGCTATCTCACCGAATCAGATACGAGCTGCCATTTCCTTAGTCGGTGCTGACGGGAGCAGGACGAATCCGCTGCAGCTTGAAAATCTGGGCAGCGGACTTATGGCGAAAGACGGCAGCTCTGTATTGCTGTCTGAAGTGACAGACGATAACCCCGTTTGGAATAATGCCGTCAATGTAGGCGATTTGAAGAATGCTGTTGCTTCGCTAACGACAGGCAGCGCTGGCGGAGGATTCGGCTTGACCGGCAATGACTGGAGTAAGGCGGTAATGCAGGATTTGGGAAATACGATAGCTGTTCAGGGCGGTATGACGGACAGTGAAGCGCGTACAGATGTGAATACCTATGTCAGCGTTCAGGAACGTCAGGGAAAAAACATTTTGGTCGTGGAAATGGCTAAAAATCTGCAGGATTTAACATCTCTGTCGGCTAGCCAGGACGTATCTGGCAGTGACGGACAGTCTGTGCGTCAGACGACGATTCTTGACGGAAATGGCGTTGTAATCCGGACAGAAACGCAGGGAGACAATCCGACGACGACAGTCCATACGAAGTTGACTGAACAAGGATTGGAAACAACAGAATCCATAGCTATTGCCGGAGGCGGTAAAGACGGTCCGGCCGCTGTATTGAATAAAGACGAGGACGGCGCCGGGCATATTATTCTCCAAGGCAGCGGCAATGGTGGAGAAGTTCCCAAGGCCGATATTTTGGTTAGCCGCGGAGATGGTGCGCTGAATAACAATACTGGAATATATGAAGACAAGCCGTATATGGATCGCCTGCAATATACAGACAGTGCGCTGAAGGTTCACCGTGTAGCCACCCTTGATGATGGCTTTATATTGGATACGAACGGCAATAATAAGAAAAAGGTTTTCTTAAATCAAACCGTTAATGTCGTAGACGGCGTCAATACAGCTGTATCAGAGATTAACGATAATGAGGGAATATACTCGTTTCATGTCGACGTGACTGGCTTGCCTATGGAATATGTCGATGCAGACGGACAGGTACTCGTACGCATTGGCGATACCTTCTATACGAAAAACAGCATAAAGGATGGCTCTGCTTCCGGAGCAACAGAAGGTACCCCTGTCAATATTCGCCTGACAGAAGCAGCTGGCCGCGGAGAAGGTGATGTACCGACGCTGACTCAGGTAGGCAGCGGTCGCCGGAGCGGTGCGAGAACAGATAGTACCCCGTGGGAGGCTTTCTTTGACTCGGCTTCCGAAAAGACGGTTGCACCGATGCTGACTAATGGCGCCAACATCGGCGATGTAAAAGCAGCTATTGAATATATTGCAAAAGCTGGAACCGGAACTGGTGAAACAGGCGGGTTTGGTCTGAAGGGCAACAACGGTACTGTACGGCAGGATCTGGGGAGTGTCATTGCGGTGAGAGGCGGTATGGATGATACTGCCAAGCGCACGGATGAAAATACATATGTCAGCGTTCAGGGCGAGACCAAAGAACTCGTTGTAGAACTGGCTAAAGACCTGAAAGGGCTGACATCGGTAACGACGACTGGTGAAAATGGAACGAAGACCGTTCTCAGCGGTACAGGAGTAGAGGCGTCGCGGACGACTAAAGACGAGCAGGGCAGCGAAATTGTTGAGAAAACTGCTCTTACTGCAGGCGGAGTATCCCTTGAAGACGGAAAAGGAGGTTCGTACACGGCTTCTGCAGACGGAAGCATTATTCGGGATGCTGAAGGCAACCAGACCGAAACAAACAGCGGCGGCATTGTAATTACTGCTGCCGGTCATGAGTCCGTATCGCTGACAGAAACTGGTTTGAATAATGGTGGAAACCAGATTCAGCATGTTGCCAGTGGTCTGACAGATGAGAACGGAAAAGCAGTTGATGATTTATCGAAGGCCGTCGATACTAACGCTGTAAATGTCGGTGACTTAAAGAGCGTGTATAATGCATTGACGACCAATTTGTCCAACACCGTAAATACGCAGCCTTTAACCTTTAAAGGTGACAGCGGTGCGCCTATTACCCGCAAACTTGGAGATACGCTGGCCATTAAAGGCGGGGCCGGCGGTACGCTGACTTCGGGAAATATCGGCGTTGTGTCTGATGGCAGCGATACGCTGAATATCGAACTGGCTGACACGCTTACAGGGCTGAAAGGCATTACTTCTGATACAATTACTGCCAATAGTTCGCTGACTGTCGGCAAGGAAAAAGATCAGACTACAATACTCGGTTCGGAAATGATTTCCGATAAGAATGGCAGCAAAACGACTATAAGCGGCAACCAGATTCATACATCTGATGCATCGGGAAATCATACGATGCATATTGATGGTGACCGCATCATTGTACAAAATAACGAAAATGGGCCTGGTGGCGGCAGCAAGAGTATCTTTGGTTCGGATCAGATTTATCACGTTGACGGCAGCGGAAACGAGGTAGCTATTCAAGGCGATACGATTACGGCCCGCGGCAAAGACAATCAGGGCAATATGCATGAGACGGAAATAAATCAGAGCGGCGTTGCTTCTTCCGCAACGGATCAGGACGGCACTGTCGTTCGTGCCGCCGTCATTGATGACGGCGGCCTGACGGTTCGGGCTAATCCGCTGAAACGTCAGGACGGCACTGTGTTACAGGACAGTGACGGCAATCCTGTTTATGGGACGGAGACGCATGTAGCTGAAACGGGTGTTGTCATTGTCGGTGCTTCGGAGTCTGGGCGAGTATCTGCTGTTTCCCTGACAGCAGACGGACTCAATAACGGTGGGAATCGCATTACAAACGTTGCCCCTGGCGTAGATGCGACCGATGCTGTCAACGTGTCGCAGCTTCATGGCATGGAATCCAATCTTCGCAATGAAATCGGCGATGTAGGTGCCGCATCGGCAGCATTAGCCGGCTTGAAGCCTATTCAGTATGATCCGCTGGAACCGACACAGCTCATGGCTGCTGCCGGTACCTATCGAGGCAAGCAGTCGGTGGCTCTGGGGATTGCTCATTACAAAAATGAAGATCTGATGTTCCATTTCGGCGCGACCATCGGTTCTGCTCATACGATGGCCAATATCGGCGTTACCTATAAATTCGGAAGTCATGATGAAAAGAAGGTGATTCCGGAACGGTACAAAGCAGGCCCTATTAGTTCGGCATATGTCATGCAGGATGAAATTACGGCTCTTAAGGCAGAGAATGCACGCATGCAGGCTGATGGAGAAAAGCTCAGTGCGGCATACAGCGAATTGAATGAAATGTATAAGAAGGTACAGAAGGACAATGAGGAAATAAAACGCCAGCTTGCCTATTTGATGGAGCGCGTAAAGGGATAA